In Rutidosis leptorrhynchoides isolate AG116_Rl617_1_P2 chromosome 2, CSIRO_AGI_Rlap_v1, whole genome shotgun sequence, one genomic interval encodes:
- the LOC139887912 gene encoding uncharacterized protein, whose product MEESVNFIWSKVFQTEDPTERKPIESVNVFIDDLKDGDKGVALMWGGNNINFSNTKIETYTGEGAWDVKKEFTAVMYHEMTHVLQWGGDGTANPGLQEGSADYTKIKADLMQPGFAKPGTGDKWDHGYGETARFLEYCDSVTPDFVAKLYKKMKTSYDDSYFQELTGKPVDELWKDYKAKYADGNKPGPARRLSSIYDYST is encoded by the exons ATGGAAGAAAGTGTCAACTTTATATGGTCCAAAGTCTTCCAAACAGAAGACCCCACTGAACGAAAACCAATAGAATCTGTAAACGTTTTTATTGATGATCTTAAAGATGGCGATAAGGGTGTCGCGTTAATGTGGGGAgggaataatattaattttagtaatacgaAAATAGAAACGTACACAGGAGAAGGGGCATGGGACGTTAAAAAGGAATTCACGGCCGTTATGTACCATGAAATGACCCATGTTTTGCAATGGGGTGGGGACGGTACAGCGAACCCAGGGTTGCAAGAAGGGTCCGCAGATTATACAAAAATAAAAGCGGACCTGATGCAACCTGGATTTGCAAAACCAGGAACCGGGGATAAGTGGGATCATGGGTATGGTGAAACGGCCCGTTTTCTCGAGTATTGTGATTCTGTTACCCCAGACTTCGTGGCGAAATTATATAAGAAGATGAAAACTAGCTACGATGACTCGTATTTTCAAGAATTAACTGGGAAGCCCGTGGATGAACTTTGGAAAGACTACAAGGCTAAATATGCAG ATGGGAACAAACCAGGACCGGCTCGCAGATTATCTAGCATTTACGACTATTCTACATAA
- the LOC139887913 gene encoding uncharacterized protein encodes MAAPYSYHLLSILLTFSLSIHGTLTVDYRVINTVPQTPGGQRFEREIGAAYIKQVMGQANNFIWSTVFQQNAPPERKNIPFVNLYVSQFRPGDGGVALTWGENNINVSTTQLAGYRGSGNWDVRKEYTAVVYHEMTHVLQWGGGGRAPGGLQEGVADFSKIKANLMQPGFAKPGTGDKWDHGYGETARFLEYCDSLAPGFVARLNKMMRNAYDVAFWRQLTGKPLEQLWKEYKAKYGNVYSVNVTT; translated from the coding sequence ATGGCAGCTCCATATTCATATCATCTCCTAAGTATTCTTCTAACCTTCTCATTATCTATCCACGGCACCTTAACAGTTGACTACAGAGTGATCAATACGGTCCCACAAACGCCCGGTGGACAACGTTTCGAGAGAGAAATTGGAGCTGCCTACATAAAGCAAGTAATGGGGCAAGCTAACAACTTTATATGGTCCACTGTCTTCCAACAAAACGCCCCTCCAGAACGAAAAAATATACCGTTCGTGAATCTTTATGTCTCCCAATTCAGACCAGGCGATGGCGGTGTTGCACTTACATGGGGTGAGAACAATATTAATGTGAGTACTACTCAATTGGCAGGGTACAGAGGTAGCGGGAATTGGGACGTCAGAAAAGAGTACACGGCCGTTGTGTACCACGAAATGACTCATGTTTTACAATGGGGTGGAGGGGGGCGAGCGCCCGGAGGATTACAAGAAGGTGTTGCGGATTTTTCAAAAATAAAAGCGAATCTGATGCAACCTGGATTTGCAAAACCAGGAACAGGGGATAAGTGGGATCATGGGTATGGTGAAACGGCCCGTTTTCTTGAGTACTGTGATAGTCTAGCACCAGGTTTTGTGGCAAGGTTAAACAAAATGATGAGGAATGCTTATGATGTCGCCTTTTGGAGACAGTTAACGGGGAAACCGTTAGAGCAACTATGGAAAGAGTACAAGGCTAAATATGGTAACGTTTACAGCGTTAACGTTACAACATAA